In Nematostella vectensis chromosome 2, jaNemVect1.1, whole genome shotgun sequence, one genomic interval encodes:
- the LOC116616081 gene encoding uncharacterized protein LOC116616081, with protein sequence MGEKTKETDLCSSRTSIAQDMEAAKKEQFLTLKMIKEKIMSTDKLIKKYQQKCDDFDNKVKENMELREKLESRQRNEQELREQLHQSRQSTEPLNKNVKRLVQEKFTAEARIEQLKQDITSKEAVISDLRRVVSVKEDKECALLLEQQVQARDLQRERKMVEKMNIELSNARERIQKEKGSTKTTARELRKANKRAAKFEIQVNCLKEELKSLNKQLKQVSSGNSLKVSTVRRMTQIKKKPSQRDKKQSASPEIDTAHLLGESSDSDLSDYENTAIDILDKLGILQFPVLSPLPPSGNDSDTSEQSSGQNSGASSIGDLGDLLEAQLDIPDSTRNIDDYKATIKDSGRDDNRDCLTSVHMTKDVKEYGISSMSTGKRNIMVDTTKSEKKYKKTSFLKPEILDLPHVSSNDVLDEFPEDCAKIQEVGLFTPQEKVVTLANSNKVVPKYPEEETTTEVETRTKRKMHEKSGNTRQKAIKTMVSSDGGVGENGLPSAEGQSVELALMSSDNIKLQDTQPTIGETPLPVDAKVVLPVRKKTISRKRAAPFNACVIPTRITRSKARQVPVEQKKSNATKEDVVIEEFDIRDKIGLNSQAEVTEKSSTNEEAVMVDRTGINLKAEETKECSTFNEEVTVDKIGPEQQVGVKEKCRKTKKRVTADEIGVKSQVEVKELCRETKDVLVNTVCPDKQGELRSEEDAIVDKTTQAEVTEECSKFKEDATADKMVTKSKALSAEGCSKTKDDVIDDKMRVKTQAEVIAKLKTAKGATIVDGTKYSAKQVQENRSSIGSAKEDDLNNKDKGTCPVTEKEKESHSASEIGEFSNKEDIIKLSEWDFKTKREDMVSDESHSKSIRNANTDTELNLQTPLVLEDIIDDCCTTDRTLFDEKHLETQLRYNESLELRPGSASPIDAVGTSRTIVILDATTEQQNGTTPKDTQDVASDISDLNSDRQVHSESTGQKTMNDTNKHKKSVSSSCLSRNLQSCSQFDGLGVHFVSTDKKDSQCASDGKDQGKPAGSVIDDKTCLGKVIYSPSDANGVLSSNCVGDNKVEIEDITIGDEYEEVCIEENFSGFPKQSHVSGSNEGNLINLCEVTRILSGSICNMSADHDEALDLDAEPQYSASNDMESEQSACSTEAGLPSISSLLSDDNLFSDPLPPLSPLPPSPPSHDISSPLSPPSSISSSPDSRRTNDPSQYTPFSLDHKRNLRKRDSETNMSPPGKKPCLLPSVEGVSLPEGSPQPDVVKKKGRKSALATRPSLMNEKSYSMKVLKGIRRSAVPLDVIIRRLSDVRGLSNALPFVLALMKFDYSDDLMPHIIQRYSSRSHYGDATDMPLLPVYERGVVEVVQSISVCNHLKNLPAMTISMLSKAVLSNCGGSTPDKRVLASYCRLVTALCRWTSDMSHVRILVYNILRSLHFTSGSKVYLIISIAWVWPAVFSSCSPTWSYDRGSFCLSGPPFNPLRATMQMVISVWIRESERVLLGNIMDWICQWPPAPPTSQILRDTARELSKLIKDQTFPTLENDKDGFPVLGMNIFETIKSLELLAFVLGWEWTNNVLTREVIWGLLRDWRKETSDQSDRACRVSEASVVAAVRLLGLVGRMMILQSQPVIPHVLDLLVSLLSCPQASDTIKLAVGHSLLDISPWQPTKICEILETWRASRQSPIPRSISEPLQCLGLALHQQQSNQNQLALVEQQQPECYQQRKQPTSFTRASGSGVTDNACETTANVEQRQTSQGQSALSVEQQQTSQEEPILSIEQQQTSQEEPALSMEQQQTSKKPTLGVEQQQTSQEEPILSMKQQQTSQEEPILSMEQHQTSQEEPALSMEQQQTSKKPTLGVEQQQTSQEEPILSMKQQQTSQEEPILSMEQQRTSQEEPALSMEQQQTSKKPTLGVEQQQTSQEEPILSMKQQQTSQEEPILSMEQHQTSQEEPILSMEQQQKESGLCVEQQQTSKEEPALGVEQQLTSKEESAPSVEQQQTSKEESDLCVEQQQTSQEEPIVSMEQQQTSKDEPDLCVSQQQTSQEEQAPTVEQQQTIQKGPIQKKPLMQS encoded by the exons ATGGGGGAGAAGACAAAGGAGACTGATTTGTGTTCATCTCGTACAAGCATCGCTCAG GATATGGAAGCAGCCAAGAAGGAACAATTTCTTACCTTGaagatgatcaaggaaaagaTCATGTCAACTGA CAAGCTCATTAAGAAGTACCAACAGAAATGTGATG ATTTTGATAACAAAGTTAAGGAAAATATGGAACTAAGGGAAAAGCTTGAATCAAGACAAAG AAATGAGCAAGAACTCAGAGAGCAATTGCACCAATCACGACAGAGTACAGAACCACTAAATAAG AATGTAAAAAGGCTTGTCCAAGAAAAGTTTACTGCTGAGGCCAGGATAGAGCAACTCAAACAAGATATCACATCCAAAGAG GCAGTTATAAGTGACTTGAGACGTGTCGTCAGCGTTAAGGAAGACAAAGAGTGTGCCTTGCTTTTGGAGCAGCAGGTCCAGGCCCGTGACTTACAGAGGGAAAGAAAAAT GGTTGAGAAGATGAACATTGAACTTAGTAATGCCAGAGAAAGGATACAGAAGGAAAAAG GTTCTACAAAGACCACTGCTCGAGAGCTtagaaaagcaaacaaaaggGCCGCTAAATTTGAAATTCAGGTTAATTGTCTTAAG GAAGAACTAAAAAGTTTGAATAAGCAGCTGAAGCAAGTATCAAGTGGGAATTCTCTTAAAG TATCTACGGTTAGAAGGATGacacaaataaagaaaaaacctTCACAAAG GGATAAAAAGCAAAGCGCAAGTCCTGAAATAGACACTGCCCACCTTCTGGGTGAATCCTCCGACTCCGATTTGTCCGATTACGAAAACACAGCGATAGATATTCTGGATAAGCTCGGAATACTTCAGTTCCCTGTGCTTTCACCTCTTCCGCCAAGCGGTAATGATAGCGACACATCTGAACAATCCAGTGGCCAGAATTCAGGAGCATCATCCATCGGAGACCTGGGAGACTTGCTAGAAGCGCAGCTTGACATCCCAGATAGTACACGCAACATTGACGATTATAAAGCCACCATTAAAGACAGTGGCCGTGATGATAACAGGGATTGCTTGACATCAGTCCACATGACAAAAGATGTCAAAGAATACGGAATTTCTTCTATGTCAACTGGCAAGAGGAATATTATGGTTGATACAACAAAGAGTGAAAAGAAGTACAAAAAAACCAGTTTTCTTAAACCGGAAATACTAGACCTGCCACATGTATCGAGCAATGACGTCCTTGATGAATTCCCAGAAGATTGCGCTAAAATTCAAGAGGTTGGTTTGTTTACCCCTCAAGAAAAGGTTGTCACTTTAGCTAATTCAAATAAAGTCGTTCCGAAATATCCTGAGGAGGAAACAACTACTGAAGTAGAAACACGGACAAAACGAAAAATGCACGAGAAATCAGGGAACACGAGACAGAAAGCCATTAAGACTATGGTATCTTCTGATGGAGGTGTTGGTGAAAACGGATTGCCATCAGCAGAGGGTCAGTCTGTAGAATTAGCTTTGATGAGCAGTGATAATATCAAGCTACAGGACACTCAGCCTACAATCGGTGAGACACCCCTGCCAGTAGATGCCAAGGTGGTACTGCCTGTCAGAAAGAAAACTATCAGTAGGAAACGGGCTGCCCCGTTCAACGCGTGCGTTATTCCGACAAGGATTACTCGATCAAAGGCAAGACAAGTACCCGTAGAGCAAAAAAAGAGCAATGCAACAAAGGAAGATGTGGTTATTGAGGAGTTTGATATTCGTGATAAAATCGGCCTAAATTCGCAAGCCGAGGTGACAGAGAAAAGCAGCACAAACGAGGAAGCTGTCATGGTTGATAGAACAGGTATTAATTTGAAAGCTGAGGAAACAAAGGAGTGCAGCACATTCAACGAAGAGGTAACTGTTGATAAGATAGGGCCCGAACAACAAGTCGGAGTTAAAGAGAAGTGCAGAAAAACTAAGAAACGTGTAACTGCTGATGAAATTGGCGTCAAATCACAAGTCGAGGTAAAAGAGTTATGCAGGGAAACTAAAGATGTTCTTGTTAATACGGTATGCCCTGATAAGCAAGGCGAGTTGAGAAGTGAGGAAGATGCCATTGTCGATAAGACAACTCAAGCCGAGGTAACAGAGGAATGCAGTAAATTTAAAGAAGATGCCACTGCTGATAAAATGGTTACCAAATCAAAAGCCCTGTCAGCAGAGGGATGCAGTAAAACTAAGGACGATGTCATTGATGATAAGATGCGCGTCAAGACGCAGGCCGAGGTTATAGCGAAGCTTAAGACAGCCAAAGGAGCTACCATTGTTGATGGAACGAAATACTCAGCAAAGCAAGTTCAGGAAAATCGATCATCTATAGGAAGTGCCAAGGAGGACGATTTAAACAATAAAGACAAAGGAACTTGTCCAGTAAcggaaaaggaaaaagagagCCATTCCGCTTCAGAAATTGGGGAATTTTCTAATAAAGAAGATATAATCAAACTTTCAGAGTGggattttaaaacaaaaagagaagaTATGGTTTCAGACGAGAGCCATTCAAAATCGATACGAAATGCAAATACGGATACCGAACTTAACTTACAGACACCGTTAGTGTTGGAAGATATTATAGATGATTGTTGTACAACTGATAGGACATTGTTCGATGAAAAGCATTTGGAAACACAGCTGAGGTATAACGAGAGTTTAGAGCTTCGACCTGGCTCAGCTTCGCCGATTGATGCCGTGGGTACCTCGAGAACGATAGTTATACTCGATGCGACTACGGAACAACAAAATGGTACAACTCCCAAAGACACCCAGGATGTTGCTAGCGATATTTCCGATTTGAATAGTGATCGACAAGTTCATTCCGAGAGTACCGGACAGAAAACAATGAATGATAccaataaacacaaaaaatcGGTAAGCTCTTCGTGTTTGAGCAGAAATTTACAAAGCTGCTCTCAGTTTGATGGTTTGGGTGTACATTTCGTCAGCACAGATAAAAAGGACTCCCAATGTGCTTCGGATGGAAAGGACCAAGGGAAACCAGCTGGAAGCGTTATAGATGATAAGACATGTCTTGGCAAAGTAATTTATTCTCCGTCAGATGCTAATGGTGTCCTTTCCTCTAATTGTGTTGGTGATAATAAAGTTGAAATAGAAGATATCACCATTGGTGATGAATATGAAGAAGTATGCATCGAAGAGAACTTCTCGGGATTTCCCAAGCAGTCTCACGTTTCAGGCTCAAATGAGGGAAACCTTATTAATCTTTGTGAAGTCACTCGGATTCTTTCAGGTTCAATATGCAATATGAGCGCGGATCATGACGAGGCTCTAGACTTAGATGCAGAGCCCCAGTACTCGGCATCTAATGACATGGAAAGTGAACAGAGTGCTTGTTCCACAGAAGCTGGCCTGCCTTCAATCTCTTCTCTCCTGAGTGATGACAATTTGTTCTCGGACCCACTCCCTCCTCTGTCACCATTACCTCCTTCCCCTCCTTCACACGATATCAGCTCTCCATTATCGCCACCGTCCTCCATCTCCTCTTCTCCAGACTCTCGACGAACTAATGACCCTTCGCAATATACGCCCTTTTCACTTGACCATAAACGAAACTTGCGGAAAAGAGACTCTGAAACGAATATGAGTCCTCCAGGAAAGAAGCCTTGTCTACTACCATCAGTAGAAGGAGTAAGCCTTCCTGAAGGCTCTCCACAACCTGATGTTGTCAAAAAGAAAGGAAGAAAAAGTGCTTTAGCAACTAGGCCTTCGCTGATGAACGAGAAGAGTTACTCGATGAAGGTACTCAAAGGAATTCGAAGATCTGCTGTGCCTCTCGACGTGATCATCAGGCGGTTATCAGACGTACGTGGATTGTCGAACGCTTTGCCATTTGTCCTAGCTCTTATGAAGTTTGACTACTCAGATGACCTCATGCCACACATCATACAGAGGTACAGCAGTAGATCTCATTATGGTGATGCTACAGACATGCCTCTTCTGCCGGTTTATGAACGCGGTGTTGTGGAAGTCGTCCAGAGTATTTCAGTATGCAACCATTTGAAAAACTTGCCAGCCATGACCATCAGCATGCTATCCAAAGCTGTCCTTTCTAACTGCGGTGGATCTACTCCCGACAAGCGAGTATTGGCCTCTTACTG TCGCCTGGTGACAGCTCTGTGCCGATGGACGTCCGATATGTCTCACGTGCGAATTCTCGTTTATAACATCTTACGCTCGTTGCACTTCACGTCGGGCTCCAAGGTGTACCTAATCATCTCCATAGCTTGGGTGTGGCCTGCCGTTTTTAGTTCCTGTAGCCCTACCTGGTCATATGACCGCGGCAGCTTCTGTCTATCCGGACCGCCCTTCAACCCCCTACGTGCCACTATGCAGATGGTCATATCTGTGTGGATACGCGAGAGTGAGCGTGTACTGTTAGGAAATATTATGGACTGGATTTGTCAATGGCCGCCTGCTCCTCCTACTTCTCAAATCCTCAGGGACACCGCTCGCGAGCTGAGCAAGCTCATAAAGGATCAAACATTCCCAACGCTTGAGAATGATAAAG ATGGTTTCCCAGTTCTTGGTATGAATATTTTCGAGACCATCAAGTCCCTGGAGCTGCTTGCGTTCGTTCTGGGCTGGGAGTGGACCAATAACGTTCTCACCCGTGAGGTGATCTGGGGTCTTCTTAGGGACTGGCGTAAAGAGACTAGTGATCAGAGTGATCGTGCCTGTAGGGTTAGCGAGGCGTCCGTCGTGGCGGCTGTTCGTTTGCTTG GTCTCGTTGGGCGAATGATGATCTTGCAAAGCCAGCCTGTCATTCCACACGTTCTGGACTTACTGGTGTCTCTTTTATCGTGCCCACAGGCATCTG ATACAATTAAACTCGCTGTAGGCCACTCCTTATTGGATATATCACCATGGCAGCCCACGAAGATCTGCGAGATTCTTGAGACCTGGAGGGCATCTCGGCAGAGTCCCATACCTAGGTCTATTAGTGAACCCTTGCAATGCCTTGGGCTAGCCTTGCACCAACAGCAATCCAACCAGAACCAACTGGCGCTTGTGGAACAACAGCAGCCAGAGTGTTACCAACAACGAAAACAGCCAACCAGTTTTACAAGAGCAAGCGGCTCAGGGGTAACCGACAATGCGTGCGAAACAACAGCCAACGTCGAACAACGGCAAACGAGTCAGGGACAATCGGCACTAAGCGTGGAACAACAGCAAACGAGTCAGGAGGAACCGATACTAAGTATTGAACAACAGCAAACGAGTCAGGAGGAACCGGCACTAAGTATGGAACAACAGCAAACAAGTAAAAAACCGACACTAGGTGTGGAACAACAGCAAACGAGTCAAGAAGAACCGATACTTAGTATGAAACAACAGCAAACGAGTCAGGAGGAACCGATACTTAGTATGGAACAACATCAAACTAGTCAAGAGGAACCGGCACTAAGTATGGAACAACAGCAAACAAGTAAAAAACCGACACTAGGTGTGGAACAACAGCAAACGAGTCAAGAAGAACCGATACTTAGTATGAAACAACAGCAAACGAGTCAGGAGGAACCGATACTAAGTATGGAACAACAGCGAACGAGTCAGGAGGAACCGGCACTAAGTATGGAACAACAGCAAACAAGTAAAAAACCGACACTAGGTGTGGAACAACAGCAAACGAGTCAAGAAGAACCGATACTTAGTATGAAACAACAGCAAACGAGTCAGGAGGAACCGATACTTAGTATGGAACAACATCAAACTAGTCAGGAGGAACCGATACTTAGTATGGAACAACAGCAAAAGGAATCGGGACTATGTGTGGAACAACAGCAAACAAGTAAAGAAGAACCGGCGCTTGGTGTGGAACAACAGCTAACGAGTAAAGAGGAATCGGCACCAAGTgtggaacaacaacaaacgaGTAAAGAAGAATCGGATCTATGTGTGGAACAACAGCAAACGAGTCAAGAGGAACCGATAGTAAGTatggaacaacaacaaacgaGTAAAGACGAACCGGATCTATGTGTGTCACAACAACAAACGAGTCAAGAGGAACAGGCACCAACTGTGGAACAACAGCAAACGATTCAGAAGGGGCCGATACAAAAAAAACCGCTGATGCAATCATaa
- the LOC5509079 gene encoding mitogen-activated protein kinase kinase kinase 13, with the protein MSNSHAQRENDKCHDVREHRSLRPKNGDNEEIYLQEVEVCGNTLSTTTLDDAGKHSRDEEASTPEDPGTRYLTLGSLVQGLLGCLRPVWSLLGKSNKSEKSDLWVIPFEEIHELQWLGSGAQGAVFLGVYSDEQVAVKKVRHEKDTDIKHLRNLNHPNIIRFKGVCNQAPVYCVVMEYCPYGQLFEVLRDGREITPELLVGWTTQIADGMHYLHGNKIIHRDLKSPNILVSSNDILKISDFGTCKEFNEKSAKMTFAGTVAWMAPEVIRNEPCSEKVDVWSFGVLLWELLTGELPYKGVDSSAIIWGVGSNNLQLPVPSTCPEGIQLLMKLCWNSKPKNRPSFRQVLMHIEIAATDVLRTPPNTFHDQQISWRSEISVEFEKMRNESANLQNLHELRRLDEELIQRRKEELKHARDIRMHYEEKLERANSLYHELNLCMEQLELREKELVRREEQLKVYNSRSKNVLRPDIMAKATVVERMLAKQRIISSQGCNNLSSSSSSPPRDEGLWCHQANGEHFYKAVKKPRPYPKAKRRRRPGSQSSAECSPTLEAKGVMNNSSPCTETHKDATDSHTTGAIGATPKDSTQINRDKAVTSGALGHESYSDPNSTCSEGGPQQSSSCGSSDDDWNVDLRTFNNNKNRSNQRQRRLTTSSDDNSVTSETGLENPNADQADLFDLSGHEEEVRRVIRQASRCSLDSHEDEVASPRKKHKSSKVSDFQF; encoded by the exons ATGAGTAATTCACATGCCCAGCGAGAAAACGACAAATGCCATGATGTCCGGGAACACAGGTCTTTAAGACCCAAAAATGGTGACAATGAGGaaatttatttgcaagaagtTGAAGTCTGTGGTAATACGTTGTCGACCACAACTTTAGATGACGCTGGTAAGCATTCACGAGACGAAGAAGCGTCGACGCCGGAAGATCCTGGCACACGCTATTTGACCCTGGGTAGCCTGGTACAAGGCTTACTCGGCTGTCTGAGGCCGGTGTGGAGCCTTCTCGGTAAATCCAATAAGAGTGAAAAAAGTGATTTATGGGTTATACCGTTCGAGGAAATTCACGAACTCCAGTGGCTCGGTTCTGGTGCACAGGGGGCTGTGTTTTTGGGAGTTTATTCTGACGAGCAAGTAGCGGTGAAGAAAGTGCGACACGAGAAAGACACGGACATCAAACACTTGAGAAATTTAAATCACCCAAACATCATACGATTCAA GGGTGTATGTAACCAGGCCCCAGTCTATTGTGTAGTCATGGAATATTGTCCTTATGGCCAGCTTTTTGAGGTTCTCCGGGATGGTCGGGAAATAACCCCCGAGTTGCTTGTTGGCTGGACTACCCAAATTGCAGATGGGATGCACTATCTGCATGGCAATAAAATTATTCACCGTGATCTCAAATCGCCTAA taTTCTTGTCTCATCAAATGACATTCTGAAGATATCAGACTTTGGTACCTGCAAGGAGTTTAATGAGAAAAGCGCTAAAATGACATTTGCTGGAACTGTAGCCTGGATGGCACCGGAAGTCATACGCAATGAGCCATGCTCTGAAAAAGTTGATGTTTG GTCCTTTGGAGTTCTGTTGTGGGAGCTTCTGACAGGTGAacttccatataag GGAGTGGATTCGTCTGCCATTATCTGGGGTGTTGGTAGCAACAACCTGCAACTACCTGTACCATCCACCTGTCCTGAAGGCATCCAACTCCTGATGAAGCTTTGCTG GAACAGTAAACCTAAGAACAGACCCTCATTCCGTCAAGTATTGATGCACATTGAAATTGCTGCAACAGATGTCCTCAGGACACCACCAAATACATTCCATGACCAGCAG ATTAGCTGGCGGTCGGAGATCAGTGTAGAATTTGAGAAGATGCGTAATGAAAGTGCAAATCTCCAAAATCTTCATGAGCTCCGACGACTGGATGAAGAGCTTATCCAGCGTAGAAAAGAAGAACTCAA ACATGCACGTGACATCCGGATGCATTACGAAGAGAAGTTGGAACGTGCAAACAGTTTATACCATGAGTTGAACTTATGCATGGAGCAGCTGGAACTTCGTGAGAAAGAACTTGTCAG GCGTGAAGAGCAACTTAAAGTTTATAACAGCAGATCCAAGAATGTCCTGAGACCCGACATCATGGCGAAAGCCACGGTCGTGGAACGGATGCTTGCCAAGCAGCGAATAATATCTTCTCAAGGATG CAACAATTTGTCCAGCAGTTCTAGCAGCCCTCCTCGAGATGAAGGCCTCTGGTGTCACCAAGCCAATGGCGAACATTTCTACAAGGCTGTCAAGAAACCTCGTCCGTATCCCAAAGCGAAACGTCGGAGAAGACCTGGGTCGCAGTCAAGCGCTGAGTGCAGTCCCACATTGGAAGCAAAGGGTGTGATGAATAACTCTTCCCCCTGCACGGAGACACACAAGGACGCAACAGATTCCCATACAACGGGCGCAATAGGCGCCACTCCTAAAGATTCCACCCAAATTAATAGAGACAAAGCAGTAACGAGTGGTGCCTTAGGCCACGAGAGTTACAGCGATCCGAATTCTACTTGTAGCGAAGGCGGACCGCAGCAATCAAGCAGCTGTGGCTCCTCGGATGATGACTGGAATGTCGACCTAAGGACgtttaacaacaacaaaaatcgcTCAAATCAGCGCCAACGTCGCCTTACGACTAGCTCGGACGACAACAGCGTCACATCGGAAACTGGCTTAGAAAACCCCAATGCGGATCAGGCGGACCTGTTTGATTTATCAGGCCACGAGGAAGAAGTCCGTCGGGTTATAAGACAAGCTTCGAGATGCTCACTGGAT AGTCACGAAGATGAAGTAGCATCACCGAGAAAGAAGCACAAGTCGTCCAAGGTGTCAGACTTCCAGTTTTAA
- the LOC5509090 gene encoding octopamine receptor 1 gives MTGVMVESVANSTLRVYYSKEASIVQATSLAVIMMVAVIGNTLNIIIVYRNYSMQTPRYLFIINMACGDLGVALLSMPFSLIASISRDWVLGSSFCQLHGFLGSFFFCVSIFTLTIMSIEQYYALVRPLSRAITIRRAWGMMFAVWALSAVISIEPIFGWGHFDYNSSTLSCGVAFPRRLSERLYLFLLVMIAFVTPLFIMGYAYIRIFVAVQKHTTRIAKYTSGGLEVIRLQRRITFTLLLVLFVFLFCWSPFVTLIALANQTSNVSHLPYGLGVAAYWCGFFNSSINPIIFVIRNERFREGYVEMLGAVWESLRCCLCKAPVWLKPKRFRRTWYLRQSIRHSGPPVALGSVNEPHELINEEP, from the coding sequence ATGACCGGTgttatggtggagtctgtggcGAACTCTACCCTTCGCGTGTATTATTCCAAGGAAGCCTCCATCGTCCAAGCAACATCTCTAgcagtgataatgatggtagcAGTGATCGGCAATACTCTCAATATCATTATTGTCTACAGGAACTATTCTATGCAAACGCCGCGATATCTCTTTATTATAAACATGGCGTGCGGCGACCTCGGTGTGGCACTTCTCTCGATGCCATTTTCACTCATCGCCAGTATTTCACGGGACTgggttcttggttcgtcgttTTGTCAACTACACGGCTTTCTAGGCTCGTTCTTTTTCTGCGTGTCAATATTCACGCTAACGATTATGAGTATTGAGCAGTATTACGCACTGGTGCGACCGTTATCTCGGGCAATCACTATCCGTCGCGCCTGGGGAATGATGTTTGCCGTTTGGGCGCTCAGCGCGGTTATCTCCATTGAGCCTATTTTCGGATGGGGACACTTTGACTATAATTCCAGCACGCTTTCATGCGGTGTGGCCTTTCCCCGTCGGTTATCTGAACGCTTATATCTTTTTCTTCTGGTAATGATAGCCTTCGTTACGCCATTATTTATCATGGGTTATGCTTATATAAGGATTTTCGTGGCAGTGCAAAAACACACAACTCGAATCGCAAAATACACAAGTGGCGGACTTGAAGTGATCAGGCTTCAGCGGCGTATTACGTTTACTCTACTCCTTGTTCTCTTTGTATTTCTATTCTGCTGGTCACCATTTGTGACACTGATAGCGCTAGCGAATCAAACATCGAACGTGTCGCATCTGCCATATGGACTAGGGGTAGCCGCCTATTGGTGTGGCTTCTTCAACTCGTCCATCAACCCTATCATTTTTGTAATTCGCAATGAAAGATTTCGGGAGGGTTATGTGGAGATGTTAGGGGCTGTATGGGAATCGTTAAGGTGTTGTCTGTGTAAAGCACCCGTTTGGTTAAAACCTAAGCGATTTCGGCGGACGTGGTATCTTCGGCAGTCCATCAGACATAGCGGACCACCAGTTGCTTTGGGTTCCGTGAACGAGCCACATGAACTAATCAACGAAGAACCGTGA